A genomic window from Caldicellulosiruptor kronotskyensis 2002 includes:
- a CDS encoding phosphoenolpyruvate carboxykinase (GTP) produces the protein MVKVNLHPSVYEWIDEMAKITKPDKIVWIDGSEEEKQRLIKEALESGELMELNQEKLPGCYLHRTHPSDVARVEDRTFICTPTKEEAGPTNNWMDPNEAYKMLYSLFDGSMKGRTMYVVPYLMGPVGSPYSKVGIELTDSIYVVLNLRIMARIGNVALKHLGNSPDFVKGLHSKATLDPEKRYICHFPQDNTIMSVNSGYGGNVILSKKCFALRIASYLGRKEGWLAEHMLIVGIEDPSGKVTYIAGAFPSACGKTNLAMLIPPEPLKKLGYKVWTVGDDIAWMRIGEDGRLWAINPEAGFFGVAPGTSYKTNPNAMETIKRNTIYTNVLLKEDGTVWWEGMDGEPPERGIDWLGRPWTKDSGEKGAHPNARFTAPASQCPSISKEWENPKGVPISAIIFGGRRAKVAPLVYEAFDWQHGVYVGATMASETTAAAMGKVGVVRRDPMAMLPFCGYNMADYFAHWLEMGKKIPNPPKIFHVNWFRQDENGKFIWPGFGENLRVLKWIIERCEGKVSAKETPIGYVPYVDDLYLDGLDIDKQTVEKLLEIDKELWLKESEDSREFLSQFGDRLPRELIGENEKLKQRLLK, from the coding sequence GTGGTAAAGGTGAACTTACATCCCTCAGTGTATGAATGGATTGATGAGATGGCAAAAATCACAAAGCCAGACAAGATTGTCTGGATAGATGGTTCAGAGGAAGAAAAACAAAGGCTTATAAAAGAAGCTCTTGAGTCAGGAGAACTTATGGAGCTCAACCAAGAAAAGCTTCCTGGATGTTACCTTCACAGGACTCATCCGAGCGATGTTGCAAGGGTTGAAGACAGAACCTTTATCTGCACACCAACAAAAGAAGAGGCAGGTCCAACTAATAACTGGATGGATCCAAACGAAGCATATAAGATGCTCTACTCACTTTTTGACGGGTCCATGAAAGGAAGAACAATGTATGTTGTGCCATATTTGATGGGACCTGTTGGCTCACCATATTCAAAAGTGGGCATTGAGCTTACAGACAGCATATATGTTGTTTTAAATCTCAGAATCATGGCAAGGATTGGCAACGTTGCGCTAAAACATCTTGGAAATTCTCCTGACTTTGTAAAAGGGCTTCACTCAAAAGCAACACTTGACCCAGAGAAAAGATACATCTGCCACTTCCCACAGGATAACACTATCATGAGCGTAAACTCAGGGTATGGTGGAAATGTCATTCTATCAAAGAAGTGTTTTGCGCTCAGAATTGCAAGCTATCTGGGAAGAAAAGAAGGCTGGCTTGCGGAACACATGCTCATTGTCGGAATTGAGGACCCGAGTGGCAAGGTAACATATATTGCAGGTGCGTTCCCAAGCGCATGTGGTAAGACAAACTTAGCTATGCTTATTCCTCCAGAGCCTCTTAAAAAGCTTGGGTATAAAGTGTGGACAGTTGGTGACGACATTGCATGGATGAGAATTGGCGAAGATGGAAGATTGTGGGCTATCAATCCTGAAGCAGGGTTTTTTGGAGTTGCACCTGGCACAAGTTATAAGACAAATCCAAATGCCATGGAGACCATAAAGAGAAATACTATATATACAAATGTTCTTTTAAAAGAAGATGGAACAGTTTGGTGGGAAGGCATGGACGGAGAGCCACCAGAGCGAGGTATTGACTGGCTTGGAAGACCATGGACAAAAGACAGTGGCGAAAAGGGTGCACATCCGAACGCAAGATTCACAGCACCAGCCAGCCAGTGCCCATCAATTTCAAAGGAGTGGGAAAATCCAAAGGGCGTGCCTATTTCGGCAATAATATTTGGCGGCAGACGTGCAAAGGTTGCTCCACTTGTGTATGAAGCATTTGACTGGCAGCATGGTGTATATGTTGGTGCTACAATGGCATCTGAAACAACTGCTGCTGCAATGGGCAAGGTTGGCGTTGTTCGTCGCGACCCGATGGCAATGCTTCCGTTCTGTGGCTATAACATGGCAGACTATTTTGCGCACTGGCTTGAGATGGGCAAGAAGATTCCAAACCCGCCAAAGATTTTCCATGTAAACTGGTTTAGACAAGACGAAAATGGCAAGTTCATCTGGCCAGGGTTTGGTGAAAATTTGAGGGTTCTGAAATGGATAATTGAAAGGTGCGAAGGAAAAGTTTCGGCAAAAGAGACTCCAATTGGTTATGTGCCATATGTTGATGATCTTTACTTAGATGGTCTTGATATAGACAAACAGACGGTAGAAAAACTTCTTGAGATAGACAAAGAATTGTGGTTAAAAGAGTCTGAGGATTCAAGAGAGTTTTTAAGCCAGTTTGGAGACAGGCTCCCGAGAGAGCTCATTGGAGAGAATGAAAAGCTAAAACAGAGGCTTTTAAAATAG
- the rsmA gene encoding 16S rRNA (adenine(1518)-N(6)/adenine(1519)-N(6))-dimethyltransferase RsmA — MNPAITKTDLLNLLEKYGLSPNKKLGQNFLVDENVVRKIILFSQAEGKEVIEIGAGPGTLTVYLAKTAQKVFAVEIDKKILNVLKDVCQSLSNVQIVNSDFLELNVKNLTNGNKVYVIGNLPYYVTSQILFKLFEERECIEKFTIMVQKEVAQRLLAKPGTKEYGNLTVAMNFYCEIEDYFYVSKNVFYPKPEVDSAVLRARFKVEEPNVDEKKFFKIVHACFSTRRKTILNALSNQLDIAKDELKKIILMAGLDENLRAEDLSLDDYIRLYQCFKEEFFKS; from the coding sequence GTGAATCCAGCCATCACAAAAACTGATCTTTTAAATCTTCTTGAAAAGTATGGACTTTCTCCAAATAAAAAGCTTGGCCAAAATTTTTTGGTTGATGAAAATGTGGTAAGAAAAATCATTTTATTTTCCCAGGCAGAAGGAAAGGAAGTTATTGAGATAGGTGCAGGCCCTGGAACACTTACAGTGTATTTGGCAAAAACTGCGCAGAAAGTATTTGCAGTTGAAATTGACAAAAAGATACTGAATGTCTTAAAAGATGTTTGCCAGAGCCTTTCAAACGTCCAAATAGTAAATAGCGACTTTCTTGAACTTAATGTTAAAAATTTAACAAATGGTAATAAGGTATATGTTATTGGCAATCTTCCATATTATGTCACATCACAGATACTCTTCAAGCTTTTTGAAGAAAGAGAGTGTATAGAGAAGTTTACAATCATGGTTCAAAAAGAGGTTGCGCAAAGGCTTTTGGCAAAACCAGGAACAAAAGAGTATGGAAATCTCACAGTTGCAATGAACTTTTATTGTGAAATAGAGGATTACTTTTATGTTAGCAAAAATGTTTTTTACCCCAAACCAGAGGTTGACTCTGCTGTCTTGAGAGCAAGGTTCAAAGTTGAAGAGCCAAATGTTGATGAAAAGAAGTTTTTTAAAATAGTCCATGCATGTTTTTCAACCCGCCGAAAAACAATTTTAAATGCTCTTTCAAATCAGCTTGATATTGCAAAAGATGAGCTAAAAAAGATTATCCTCATGGCTGGACTTGATGAAAATTTAAGAGCAGAGGATTTATCATTGGATGATTATATAAGACTTTACCAATGCTTTAAAGAGGAATTTTTTAAAAGTTAA
- the yajC gene encoding preprotein translocase subunit YajC has protein sequence MSLMNLLFDFAYAAGNQSSQQQAPPGATAIALLAQFIPLILMFVVLYLLIIVPQRRREKQFREMINSLIVGDEIVTNAGIIGKIVNIKDDILTIEVGADRVKLKIYKWAVKEVLKKAEPKD, from the coding sequence ATGAGTTTGATGAATCTATTATTTGATTTTGCGTATGCAGCAGGCAATCAAAGTTCTCAGCAGCAGGCACCGCCAGGTGCAACAGCAATTGCTCTGCTTGCGCAGTTCATACCTCTTATATTGATGTTTGTAGTTCTTTACCTTCTCATAATTGTTCCACAGAGAAGAAGAGAGAAACAGTTCAGAGAGATGATTAATTCTTTAATTGTTGGAGATGAGATAGTTACAAACGCCGGAATTATCGGCAAGATTGTGAATATCAAGGATGATATTTTGACAATTGAAGTTGGAGCAGACAGGGTAAAGCTCAAAATTTACAAGTGGGCGGTCAAAGAGGTTTTGAAAAAGGCTGAACCAAAAGATTAA
- a CDS encoding radical SAM protein, with product MEKFVENLKIERLFSGGVITNYYCSSACKHCLYNSSPSWKKEYMTEEMADKLFKTLRKFGVYSVHIGGGEPFLNFEGLKKVINRANENRIYIEYIETNASWVENEDEVKRRLKELKNLGIETILVSISPFHNEYIPFKKVLKLINLLKEVGIEIFPWVEGFLPEIKRFDIEKTHPFSEYIDTFGENYVKSLPLRYYLTLNGRAIKTFEEFFPKKSIEEILENSSPCHELNSKTHFHMDLFGNFIPNPCVGFKISIDDLGKDLDCKKYFFVNMLYTKGIHELFRFAQENFGYEAKKGYLLKCSLCFDIRRFLVLEKNVEAFDFGPREFYEQY from the coding sequence TTGGAAAAATTTGTCGAAAACCTTAAAATTGAAAGACTTTTTTCAGGTGGTGTCATCACAAACTACTACTGTTCTTCTGCCTGTAAACACTGCCTATACAATAGCTCGCCATCATGGAAAAAAGAATACATGACAGAGGAGATGGCAGATAAATTATTTAAAACATTAAGAAAGTTTGGAGTTTACTCTGTTCATATAGGCGGTGGTGAGCCTTTTTTGAATTTTGAAGGTCTTAAAAAGGTCATCAATAGAGCAAATGAAAATAGGATTTACATTGAGTACATAGAGACAAACGCTTCGTGGGTGGAAAATGAAGATGAGGTAAAAAGAAGATTAAAAGAATTGAAAAATCTTGGAATTGAAACAATACTTGTCTCAATCAGCCCTTTTCACAATGAATATATTCCATTCAAAAAAGTGTTAAAGCTAATAAACCTTTTAAAAGAAGTTGGGATTGAAATCTTTCCTTGGGTTGAAGGGTTTTTGCCTGAGATAAAAAGATTTGATATTGAAAAAACACATCCCTTTTCAGAATACATAGATACCTTTGGAGAAAACTATGTAAAATCGCTACCTTTGCGCTATTACCTTACATTAAATGGAAGGGCAATAAAAACTTTTGAAGAGTTCTTTCCTAAAAAGAGTATTGAGGAAATACTCGAAAACTCATCTCCCTGCCATGAATTAAATAGTAAGACTCATTTTCATATGGACCTTTTTGGAAATTTTATCCCAAACCCATGTGTGGGATTCAAAATTTCCATTGACGATTTGGGAAAAGATCTTGATTGCAAAAAGTATTTCTTTGTAAATATGCTCTACACAAAAGGTATTCATGAGCTTTTCAGGTTTGCTCAAGAAAACTTCGGATATGAAGCGAAAAAAGGTTACCTTCTTAAGTGCAGCCTGTGTTTTGATATAAGAAGGTTTTTGGTATTAGAAAAAAACGTAGAGGCATTTGACTTTGGACCAAGAGAGTTTTATGAACAGTATTAA
- a CDS encoding glycosyltransferase family 39 protein, translating into MQNTVGRLDTFFRCIVAVLLGLAIVLSFQFRIVALTHKKISFVVMVILLLSAFLIFNIWLFIFRKLANKKLAILLLILVIAAPRLIWIFLMPTKPVSDYLCFYYYAQKASQGFLKGYDMTFTLFRFRFGYSLILALVFKIFGSSIIVGKLFNVFLSVILGLIIYFTVDYLFGKEAATYSAILYAFWPSQIMYNSVLASEHPFIVFFVLGLYFLLRAIKEKKAIFGIFAGVLVAISNHIRPVAVVIIIAMIFLFALKILCKDFKILKSAILTIISYVITFYTVGYLIFCLTGIPVWKTSMGLNLMIGTDYTTYGMNNPKHSLFVKKYAYDFQKMHGEAMKIGLERLRKETKIFIAILPRKHAIIWGDDSFGYFWSTFKVYKTTYFVNLVKVHPTIFYMFSQLYYYAVLIYIILGILSSKKNANKEIFLFLNLIFLGYVVLHIFLEVQPRYHYPAIFTLFLLSGQGIKWLREKSKRF; encoded by the coding sequence ATGCAAAATACAGTAGGAAGACTTGACACATTTTTTAGATGCATTGTTGCAGTGCTTTTAGGATTAGCCATTGTTTTGTCATTTCAGTTTCGGATAGTTGCTCTTACACATAAGAAAATAAGTTTTGTTGTGATGGTTATTCTTCTTTTGTCAGCTTTTTTAATCTTTAATATTTGGCTTTTTATATTTCGAAAACTGGCAAACAAAAAACTCGCTATACTCTTGTTAATTCTTGTTATAGCAGCTCCAAGACTTATATGGATTTTTTTGATGCCAACAAAGCCGGTTTCGGACTATTTGTGTTTTTATTACTATGCCCAAAAAGCTTCTCAAGGCTTTTTAAAAGGGTATGACATGACTTTTACACTCTTTAGGTTCAGATTTGGATATTCATTAATTTTGGCACTTGTTTTCAAGATTTTTGGAAGCAGCATAATTGTAGGAAAACTTTTCAATGTGTTTCTTTCAGTAATTTTAGGACTTATCATATATTTTACTGTTGACTATCTTTTTGGCAAAGAAGCAGCCACATATTCAGCAATTTTGTATGCCTTTTGGCCATCGCAGATAATGTATAATTCAGTTTTGGCGTCTGAACACCCATTTATTGTGTTTTTTGTGCTGGGGCTGTATTTTTTGTTAAGGGCAATAAAAGAGAAAAAAGCCATTTTTGGCATATTTGCAGGAGTCCTTGTGGCAATTTCAAATCATATAAGACCTGTTGCTGTTGTGATCATAATTGCGATGATTTTCTTGTTTGCACTAAAAATTCTTTGTAAAGATTTTAAAATCTTGAAAAGTGCTATCTTAACTATAATTTCATACGTTATTACATTCTATACAGTAGGATATCTAATTTTTTGTCTCACAGGCATTCCTGTGTGGAAAACATCAATGGGGCTTAATCTCATGATTGGTACAGACTATACAACATATGGTATGAACAATCCTAAACATTCTTTGTTTGTTAAAAAATATGCTTATGATTTTCAAAAGATGCACGGTGAGGCTATGAAAATAGGTTTAGAGAGACTCAGAAAAGAGACAAAAATTTTTATTGCTATTCTCCCTCGCAAACATGCTATTATCTGGGGCGATGATAGCTTTGGGTATTTTTGGAGTACTTTTAAAGTTTACAAAACCACATATTTTGTTAATCTTGTAAAAGTTCATCCAACCATTTTCTATATGTTCTCTCAGCTATACTACTATGCAGTTTTGATTTACATCATTTTAGGGATTCTCTCATCTAAAAAAAATGCCAATAAAGAAATTTTTCTTTTTTTAAATCTTATATTCCTTGGCTATGTTGTATTACACATATTTTTAGAAGTTCAACCTCGTTATCACTACCCTGCAATTTTCACACTCTTTTTGTTAAGCGGCCAAGGGATAAAGTGGCTGAGAGAGAAATCGAAAAGATTTTAA
- a CDS encoding GtrA family protein, protein MNNFSYFVEKINLYKKQIVQLVKFSIVGVINTAVDFAVFFLFYSVFRISYSLSQVFGYTSGMINSFIMNKKWTFEDKTTGKVIITKLLKFVITNLVSLGSSIVVLKLSKTYLSNSILIAKILATLCAQMINYLSYKYWVFNKF, encoded by the coding sequence ATGAATAATTTTAGCTATTTTGTAGAAAAGATAAATTTGTACAAAAAGCAAATAGTCCAGCTTGTGAAATTTTCGATAGTTGGGGTTATAAATACAGCAGTTGACTTTGCAGTATTTTTTCTTTTTTATTCTGTCTTTCGTATCAGTTACTCACTCAGTCAGGTTTTTGGATACACAAGCGGCATGATAAATAGCTTTATAATGAACAAAAAGTGGACATTCGAAGACAAAACCACCGGCAAAGTAATAATTACAAAGTTGTTAAAATTCGTGATTACAAACCTTGTTTCATTAGGATCTTCAATTGTTGTCTTAAAACTTTCAAAAACCTACCTATCAAATTCAATTTTAATCGCCAAAATTCTTGCAACTCTTTGCGCTCAGATGATAAACTATTTATCGTATAAATATTGGGTATTTAACAAATTTTGA
- a CDS encoding glycosyltransferase family 2 protein, with the protein MLPKIYFVIPCYNEEEMLPFTIQKMGEKLQSLIEKKLISDKSKVVFVDDGSRDRTWDLIKAAAEDKRFLGVKLSRNCGHQNALMAGMSYAVKFADCIITLDADLQDDINVIDEFIQKYKEGYEIVYGVRSSRKTDTFFKRFTAEGFYKLMKAFGVEIVFNHADYRLMSKRAVQYLLQFEERNLFLRGMIPLIGLKSTVVYYERLERVAGKTKYPLKKMLSFAFEGITSFSVKPIKYITTAGFLMFLLSFVILIYAIVQKLRGQAVTGWTSLTISIWFIGGLQLVALGLIGEYIGKIYKEVKRRPLYFIEEIAGDE; encoded by the coding sequence ATGCTTCCCAAGATATACTTTGTAATCCCATGCTACAACGAAGAAGAAATGCTGCCTTTCACAATTCAAAAGATGGGTGAAAAACTGCAAAGCCTCATTGAAAAAAAGCTAATTTCTGATAAAAGCAAAGTTGTCTTTGTTGACGATGGAAGCCGTGATAGAACGTGGGATCTGATCAAAGCTGCTGCAGAGGATAAGAGATTTTTGGGGGTCAAACTTTCGCGAAACTGTGGGCATCAAAACGCCCTTATGGCAGGAATGAGCTATGCTGTAAAATTTGCTGATTGTATAATTACATTAGACGCAGATTTGCAGGACGATATCAATGTCATTGATGAGTTTATACAAAAGTACAAGGAAGGCTATGAGATTGTGTATGGAGTGAGGAGCAGCAGAAAAACCGATACGTTTTTCAAAAGGTTTACTGCAGAGGGCTTTTATAAACTAATGAAGGCATTTGGAGTTGAGATTGTTTTTAATCATGCTGATTACAGGCTCATGAGTAAAAGAGCAGTCCAGTATCTTTTGCAATTTGAAGAGAGAAACTTGTTCTTAAGAGGTATGATTCCATTAATTGGCTTAAAATCAACAGTTGTCTACTATGAAAGATTAGAAAGAGTAGCAGGAAAGACAAAGTATCCGCTCAAGAAAATGCTCTCTTTTGCTTTTGAAGGAATTACATCTTTTTCGGTAAAGCCCATAAAGTATATCACAACAGCTGGTTTTTTAATGTTTTTGCTAAGTTTTGTAATTCTTATATATGCGATAGTACAGAAATTAAGAGGACAAGCTGTCACAGGCTGGACTTCGCTTACAATTTCAATTTGGTTTATAGGCGGGCTTCAGCTTGTTGCCTTAGGGCTCATTGGTGAGTATATTGGCAAAATTTATAAAGAGGTCAAAAGAAGGCCTTTATACTTCATTGAGGAGATAGCAGGGGATGAATAA
- a CDS encoding glycosyltransferase family 39 protein, with the protein MYSIITIFVVFVFEKVFIVGYLDYVLPTRIPKILSRAILFLFVITINIFIIFLNLKKIIIEKFNEKHIIFFLFVISITLPLVLAFSIKVEPKSDFLTYYLIARHLVYGKIFIPNYIATFPHTIMFPIFLSFIFYIFGPSILVAQLTGILLSAMSVILVFLIGKEAGKKRLGFIAALMWSLMPSRIFYSLLICTENLFNIVALFTILLFFRNLRTSKSVKTKYFNLALIGILLAWLSSIRPNGIIILIALTLFYIVFSKETNNNFLKKDTHNIHFLKFIAVSIILTNYLLVSFSLNIMTESIINQKIASTRIGWNLYVGMNISSHGQWNKNDSKLFGKLIKEIGPDQAQKAFF; encoded by the coding sequence TTGTATTCAATAATCACAATTTTTGTGGTTTTTGTTTTTGAAAAAGTTTTTATTGTTGGTTATCTAGATTATGTTTTACCGACTAGAATCCCAAAAATTTTGTCGCGTGCAATTTTATTTTTATTTGTTATTACTATCAACATATTTATCATATTTCTAAACCTAAAGAAAATTATTATCGAAAAGTTCAATGAAAAACACATTATTTTTTTCCTTTTTGTTATTTCGATAACTCTCCCTTTAGTATTAGCTTTTTCAATTAAAGTCGAACCTAAATCTGATTTCTTAACATATTATCTCATAGCAAGACACTTAGTTTATGGTAAAATATTTATTCCAAATTACATAGCAACATTTCCTCACACAATCATGTTTCCTATTTTTTTATCATTTATTTTTTATATTTTTGGTCCATCAATTTTAGTAGCTCAATTAACAGGTATACTATTGTCTGCAATGTCAGTTATTTTGGTTTTTCTTATTGGAAAAGAAGCTGGGAAAAAACGATTGGGATTTATAGCTGCTCTAATGTGGTCTTTAATGCCATCAAGAATATTTTATTCTTTATTAATATGCACAGAAAACCTATTTAATATTGTAGCACTATTTACGATACTTTTGTTTTTTAGAAATCTAAGAACTTCCAAAAGTGTAAAAACTAAATATTTCAATCTGGCTCTTATTGGTATTTTGCTGGCCTGGTTAAGTAGTATCAGACCAAATGGAATTATCATTTTAATTGCACTGACATTATTTTATATCGTATTTTCCAAAGAAACTAACAATAATTTCCTTAAAAAGGATACTCATAATATACATTTTTTGAAATTTATTGCTGTTTCTATAATATTGACAAATTATCTTCTTGTATCTTTTTCTCTAAACATTATGACTGAATCAATAATTAACCAAAAGATTGCTTCAACCCGAATAGGTTGGAATTTGTATGTTGGTATGAACATATCTTCTCATGGGCAGTGGAATAAAAACGATTCAAAACTATTCGGAAAACTTATAAAAGAAATTGGCCCTGATCAAGCTCAAAAAGCATTTTTTTAA
- the tgt gene encoding tRNA guanosine(34) transglycosylase Tgt, with amino-acid sequence MAIKFELIKKSKKSNARRGRLYTPHGVIETPVFMPVGTQATVKAIMHRDLYEMGTQIILANTYHLYLRPGIDVIKEAGGLHSFMNWQKPILTDSGGFQVFSLSKLRTITEDGVEFRSHIDGSRHFFTPEKVIEIQNILGSDIIMAFDECVPYPCDHEYAKWALERTARWLKRCKAHHKNTENQALFGIIQGSTYKDLRIESAKRTIEEDLPGYAIGGLSVGEPKELMYEMIEVLHPILPEDRPRYLMGVGTPDCLYESVIRGVDMFDCVFATRTARNGTVFTKEGRMIIKNAQYAKDFRPIEEDCDCYTCQNFTRAYLRHLIKAEEILGAILLSIHNVRFLLRFMEKLRKDIEEDRI; translated from the coding sequence GTGGCAATAAAGTTTGAGCTAATTAAAAAGAGCAAGAAATCCAATGCAAGACGAGGAAGACTCTACACACCACACGGAGTGATTGAAACACCGGTTTTCATGCCAGTTGGCACTCAGGCAACAGTCAAGGCTATTATGCACAGAGACCTATACGAGATGGGTACACAGATAATCTTGGCAAACACATATCATCTTTATTTAAGACCAGGGATAGATGTTATAAAAGAAGCAGGTGGACTTCACAGTTTCATGAACTGGCAAAAACCAATTTTAACTGACAGTGGCGGGTTTCAAGTGTTTTCACTCAGCAAGCTAAGAACTATAACAGAAGATGGGGTTGAGTTCAGGTCGCACATAGATGGTTCTCGGCACTTTTTCACACCTGAAAAGGTGATTGAGATTCAGAATATTCTTGGTTCAGATATAATAATGGCATTTGATGAGTGTGTACCATACCCTTGTGACCATGAGTATGCAAAGTGGGCTTTAGAGAGAACAGCAAGATGGCTCAAAAGATGCAAAGCTCATCACAAAAACACAGAAAATCAGGCTCTGTTTGGGATAATACAAGGTTCAACTTACAAGGACTTGAGGATAGAGAGTGCAAAACGCACAATTGAAGAAGACCTTCCCGGCTATGCGATAGGCGGGCTTTCTGTCGGCGAGCCAAAAGAGCTCATGTATGAGATGATAGAAGTTTTGCACCCAATCCTACCAGAGGATAGGCCACGATACCTTATGGGTGTTGGAACACCAGATTGCTTATATGAATCTGTCATTCGCGGTGTTGACATGTTTGACTGTGTATTTGCAACCCGCACTGCAAGAAACGGCACAGTCTTCACAAAAGAGGGCAGGATGATTATAAAAAACGCTCAGTATGCAAAAGACTTCAGACCTATTGAAGAGGACTGCGATTGCTACACATGCCAGAACTTTACCCGCGCTTATTTGAGGCACTTGATTAAAGCTGAGGAAATCCTTGGTGCAATTTTGCTTTCTATCCACAATGTAAGATTTTTGCTCAGGTTCATGGAAAAGCTGAGAAAGGATATTGAAGAGGATAGGATATAA
- the thiD gene encoding bifunctional hydroxymethylpyrimidine kinase/phosphomethylpyrimidine kinase — protein sequence MKKVLIIAGFDPSGGAGVLLDVKVVRALNGYATSVVTSLTVQDTQRVYDLKPIDPHFFEYQLQKVVEDIKPDSVKIGLLGSSEIAVVVLRNLKRYNLKNVVCDPVLKSTSGFEFCKSEFIEFLKYEFFKACDVITPNKNEAEVIFDVEIKNFDVDVLSCVQERMKKMGIKSCILKGGHLDGKLAEDVLITQSGIFRVHAKKQGFTDNIHGTGCAFSTAFATFLAKGYNMYDTLISTKEYVSNLIYKSTKIGSGKLILNP from the coding sequence ATGAAAAAAGTGCTCATAATTGCCGGGTTTGACCCATCAGGTGGTGCAGGCGTTTTGCTTGACGTAAAAGTTGTGAGGGCGTTGAATGGTTATGCAACATCTGTAGTAACATCTTTGACAGTCCAGGATACTCAAAGGGTCTATGACTTAAAACCCATAGACCCTCATTTTTTTGAGTATCAGCTTCAAAAAGTGGTTGAAGATATAAAGCCAGACAGTGTCAAGATTGGACTTTTAGGAAGTTCTGAGATAGCAGTTGTTGTACTGAGAAACTTAAAAAGGTACAATCTTAAAAACGTAGTGTGTGACCCGGTTTTGAAATCCACAAGCGGTTTTGAGTTTTGTAAAAGTGAGTTTATAGAATTTTTAAAATATGAGTTTTTCAAAGCCTGTGATGTCATCACACCCAACAAAAATGAGGCAGAAGTCATTTTTGATGTGGAAATTAAAAATTTTGATGTAGATGTTCTAAGCTGCGTTCAAGAAAGAATGAAGAAAATGGGAATAAAATCATGCATCCTAAAAGGCGGTCATCTTGATGGCAAGCTTGCAGAGGATGTTTTGATAACACAAAGTGGAATTTTTAGAGTACATGCAAAAAAACAAGGCTTTACAGATAACATTCACGGGACTGGCTGTGCATTTTCGACTGCATTTGCCACTTTCCTTGCAAAGGGATATAATATGTATGATACCTTGATAAGCACCAAAGAGTATGTTTCAAACCTAATATATAAGTCTACAAAAATCGGGAGTGGAAAGCTCATTTTAAACCCATAG